One genomic segment of Rivularia sp. PCC 7116 includes these proteins:
- a CDS encoding KGK domain-containing protein: MEKQFERLERNEVISISAEDSGNLEISSTFKVLELLEVIQKYMSFKMPEASLFDEGINCEILKLGARGWKKGKVRICVEFCAEEPEYPLEDLAELLE; this comes from the coding sequence ATGGAAAAGCAGTTCGAGCGATTGGAACGTAACGAAGTTATATCTATAAGTGCTGAAGATTCTGGGAATTTGGAAATTTCTTCGACTTTTAAAGTTTTAGAATTGCTAGAAGTTATACAGAAATATATGAGTTTTAAGATGCCAGAAGCATCCTTGTTTGATGAAGGTATTAACTGTGAAATTTTAAAGTTAGGCGCTAGAGGCTGGAAAAAGGGAAAGGTAAGAATTTGTGTTGAATTTTGTGCCGAGGAACCCGAATATCCTTTAGAAGACCTTGCTGAATTACTGGAATAA
- the dapB gene encoding 4-hydroxy-tetrahydrodipicolinate reductase encodes MANQGPIPVVVNGAAGKMGREVIKAVSEAPDMDLVGAIDTSPEHQDKDAGELAGLGEALEVPITNQMEPMLAFASQGKQPGVVVDFTHPDCVYDNIRSAIAYGVRPVVGTTGLSPEQLKDLADFADKASTGCLIIPNFSIGMVLLQQAAVTASKYFDHVEIIELHHNQKADAPSGTAIKTAQMLGELGKTYNEAIVNETEHIAGARGSQADEGIRIHSVRLPGLIAHQEVIFGASGQIYTLRHDTSDRTCYMPGVLLAIRKILQLKSLVYGLEKIL; translated from the coding sequence ATGGCTAATCAAGGACCTATACCAGTTGTTGTTAATGGTGCTGCGGGAAAAATGGGTCGAGAAGTAATAAAAGCTGTATCGGAAGCACCCGATATGGATTTAGTAGGCGCAATTGATACAAGTCCCGAACATCAAGACAAAGATGCGGGAGAATTGGCTGGCTTGGGCGAAGCTCTAGAAGTTCCGATCACGAATCAAATGGAACCGATGCTGGCTTTTGCTTCCCAAGGAAAACAGCCAGGAGTTGTAGTTGATTTTACACACCCTGACTGCGTTTACGACAACATTCGTAGTGCGATCGCCTATGGGGTGCGTCCTGTGGTTGGAACTACTGGGTTAAGTCCAGAACAACTGAAAGATTTAGCAGATTTCGCTGATAAAGCTTCTACCGGATGCCTAATTATTCCTAATTTTTCTATTGGAATGGTACTACTTCAGCAAGCAGCAGTTACAGCATCGAAATATTTTGACCATGTTGAAATTATCGAGCTTCATCACAACCAAAAAGCAGATGCACCCAGCGGTACCGCAATAAAAACCGCTCAAATGCTGGGAGAATTAGGTAAAACCTACAACGAAGCTATAGTGAATGAAACGGAACACATAGCAGGAGCGCGAGGAAGTCAAGCCGATGAAGGAATTAGAATTCACAGCGTTCGCTTGCCAGGATTAATAGCCCATCAAGAAGTTATCTTTGGCGCATCCGGTCAAATTTATACTTTAAGACACGATACCAGCGATAGAACTTGCTACATGCCGGGGGTTTTATTAGCAATTCGTAAAATTCTTCAGCTAAAGTCGTTAGTATATGGATTAGAGAAGATTCTTTAA
- a CDS encoding SufE family protein produces MNDTLPPALAKIVKRFQRATEPKRRYEQLIWYGQKLPEFPDSEKTPENKVPGCVSQVFVTASFNDNQVTFQGDSDSQLTKGLLALLIEGLNGSTPTEIAQLTPDFIQETGLNVSLTPSRANGFYNIFTTMQKKALQSQESVSN; encoded by the coding sequence ATGAACGATACTTTACCACCGGCTCTTGCTAAAATTGTTAAACGCTTTCAACGTGCAACTGAACCTAAACGTCGCTACGAACAGCTAATTTGGTACGGTCAAAAACTTCCTGAATTTCCAGATTCTGAAAAAACTCCTGAGAATAAAGTTCCTGGTTGCGTTTCTCAGGTGTTTGTGACTGCTTCTTTCAATGACAATCAAGTCACTTTTCAAGGCGATTCCGATTCACAATTAACTAAAGGCTTATTGGCACTTCTAATTGAAGGCTTAAATGGCTCAACACCTACCGAGATTGCTCAACTGACTCCTGATTTTATCCAAGAAACCGGCTTGAATGTCAGCTTGACCCCTTCGCGTGCTAATGGTTTCTATAATATTTTTACAACTATGCAGAAAAAGGCATTGCAATCGCAAGAATCTGTTTCAAATTAA